In a genomic window of Mageeibacillus indolicus UPII9-5:
- a CDS encoding CPBP family intramembrane glutamic endopeptidase — protein sequence MNKKHQTPPENNQAQPQARPVNTNEMTEQKNGIVDNAQPATAALPNDTGMATTSSPNDTDLTANSQSNDNEPEKLFGYIADKEPLSLKSCGVSDSSYQALTAADALDMIAPGLQGNAQAIYGVKNLLNQVENQRSDAERDQYRSAAMQRQEQQLATYRTNISKLTGNLLESEFDTSASPAATKDLPQTGIRGVRPAPVPSVSADLAREFEAGNAAVTPVRVTLTNPTSGLTADHPLRPNSLSSAAATTNADLAEDGNTALTEGDGAAATTNAALTEGDGAAATTNAALTEDGNAALDSEKSSQAASITEPLSETAPAAEPKRPTEYRPPLSLADLGSLSEAEQIALVAAHLRPAASAPSRLAKRSDNHRPVPTGKSKKFSQDFVNAIADGSNSTAEEIADTTSGSMPEPTAAIDSTTISEPAAKVTSTSTATSAAMAPDSATTPASTFVATPGSDERRPHKSLFHVFSRRTNAISTTDTIGLSRRIQAGLKALHTIRSLGGSLIIRSFIPTAVIYLLMNFYFFNRTQGEIATVFGYGLSNTILLLAGLFIPVLLAVQSYGFSPTDVTGEIRPSPILSILSVLISLPALLVINGADNVFIYLQALLNIPNAHTYWLSESYMISKFPSLSVWALVLIIFGILQPIIEEIFFRGLLLKSLKTTVSYSSAVIIQAILYALIKPRSIISFATIIVGLFLGYLVVFAQSLWPAILAHITLNFGHLTLLVFYPQLLSQDIFIGIKSSRVIFQVSLICCILGILVLWPGLRLMRNFNPPAVDPQRRKSELPPLRAWDWRLVLGSTAYLLLKLLLL from the coding sequence TTGAACAAAAAGCATCAAACACCGCCTGAAAATAACCAAGCGCAGCCCCAAGCAAGGCCGGTTAATACTAATGAAATGACGGAGCAAAAGAACGGCATAGTAGATAACGCTCAGCCTGCCACTGCCGCCTTGCCCAATGATACGGGTATGGCAACTACCTCCAGCCCAAATGATACAGATTTGACCGCTAACTCACAATCTAATGATAACGAGCCGGAAAAGCTGTTCGGGTATATCGCAGATAAAGAGCCCCTTTCATTGAAATCATGTGGGGTTAGTGACTCATCCTATCAAGCTTTGACCGCGGCCGACGCGTTGGATATGATCGCCCCCGGCCTACAAGGTAACGCACAAGCCATTTACGGTGTAAAAAACCTTTTGAATCAAGTGGAAAATCAGAGGTCAGACGCGGAACGTGATCAATATCGTTCTGCCGCTATGCAGCGTCAGGAACAGCAGCTGGCCACATATCGAACTAACATTTCGAAACTTACCGGAAACCTTCTCGAATCAGAATTTGATACTTCAGCGTCGCCCGCCGCAACTAAAGACCTGCCGCAGACGGGCATTCGTGGTGTTCGCCCCGCCCCGGTTCCTTCGGTCTCAGCTGATCTTGCTAGGGAATTTGAAGCAGGAAACGCCGCCGTAACACCAGTAAGGGTGACCTTGACCAATCCTACCTCAGGTCTAACCGCCGACCATCCTCTCCGGCCGAATTCACTCTCGAGTGCAGCCGCGACTACAAATGCAGATTTGGCCGAGGACGGTAACACAGCCTTGACTGAGGGCGATGGAGCAGCCGCAACTACAAACGCAGCCTTGACCGAGGGTGATGGAGCAGCCGCGACTACAAACGCAGCCTTGACCGAGGACGGTAACGCAGCCTTAGACTCTGAGAAAAGTTCTCAAGCCGCCTCAATCACTGAACCTCTATCGGAAACTGCCCCTGCAGCTGAACCAAAACGCCCCACCGAATATAGACCTCCCTTATCACTGGCCGACCTCGGTTCATTATCCGAAGCTGAACAAATTGCTTTAGTGGCTGCCCACTTAAGGCCGGCTGCCTCGGCCCCCAGCAGACTTGCTAAACGTTCAGACAACCATAGACCAGTCCCGACAGGTAAGTCAAAAAAATTCTCCCAAGATTTTGTTAACGCGATTGCCGACGGTTCGAACAGTACCGCAGAAGAGATAGCGGACACTACATCTGGCAGCATGCCCGAACCAACGGCGGCCATTGATTCGACCACCATTTCAGAACCCGCGGCCAAGGTCACATCCACTTCCACAGCCACTTCCGCAGCCATGGCCCCTGACTCGGCCACGACTCCTGCTTCAACTTTCGTTGCCACCCCAGGTTCAGACGAACGACGCCCCCATAAATCGCTTTTTCACGTCTTTTCCAGGAGGACCAACGCCATCTCGACCACCGATACGATCGGCCTATCACGCCGGATACAAGCTGGCCTTAAAGCCCTGCACACCATAAGATCACTCGGCGGCAGCTTGATCATCCGCTCATTTATCCCGACAGCCGTGATTTATCTCCTGATGAATTTTTATTTTTTCAACCGTACCCAAGGTGAGATAGCGACAGTATTTGGTTACGGCTTAAGCAACACAATTTTATTGTTAGCTGGATTATTTATTCCCGTGCTTTTAGCTGTCCAATCTTACGGTTTCAGCCCAACCGATGTAACTGGCGAAATTCGTCCCAGCCCTATTTTGTCGATTTTGTCAGTACTGATCAGTTTGCCTGCTTTGTTGGTAATTAACGGTGCTGACAATGTATTTATTTACCTGCAGGCACTGTTAAACATACCTAATGCCCACACTTATTGGCTGAGCGAGAGCTACATGATAAGCAAATTTCCTTCTTTAAGCGTTTGGGCCTTGGTGCTGATCATTTTCGGTATTTTGCAGCCTATAATTGAAGAAATTTTCTTTCGCGGCTTATTGCTAAAATCATTAAAAACAACGGTAAGCTACAGTTCCGCTGTCATTATCCAAGCCATTTTGTATGCTTTGATCAAGCCTAGATCCATAATCAGTTTTGCCACGATTATCGTTGGCTTGTTTCTCGGTTATTTGGTAGTCTTTGCGCAAAGTCTGTGGCCGGCTATTTTAGCCCATATAACTTTAAACTTTGGCCACTTAACCTTGTTGGTTTTCTACCCACAGTTGCTCAGCCAGGATATTTTTATCGGAATAAAAAGTAGCCGGGTGATATTTCAAGTGTCCCTGATCTGTTGTATTTTAGGAATTTTAGTGCTTTGGCCAGGGCTGCGTCTTATGCGCAATTTTAACCCTCCGGCAGTTGATCCTCAACGCAGAAAATCAGAACTGCCACCCCTGCGCGCCTGGGATTGGCGACTTGTGTTGGGCAGCACGGCCTACTTATTGCTTAAGCTGTTGCTGCTTTAG
- a CDS encoding YtxH domain-containing protein, whose protein sequence is MFIEEVIGAFTGENRRTRHRQVAIGTALGLLGGAAVALLLAPQSGKETREDICKCAVKGKEAAADLAKRGYGQVKNLAGTAVDRLGIFTADMADCAEDIGNGLARTKRNAARQARIAARQARRLAHAGVQALADQLAEPETADEEADSATAVESTDATNEPQA, encoded by the coding sequence ATGTTTATTGAAGAAGTCATAGGTGCTTTTACCGGCGAAAACCGTAGAACCAGACATCGTCAAGTAGCCATCGGTACCGCTTTGGGGCTCTTGGGAGGAGCGGCCGTTGCTTTGTTATTGGCCCCGCAATCAGGTAAAGAGACTCGTGAAGATATTTGCAAGTGTGCGGTTAAGGGCAAAGAAGCCGCCGCCGATTTAGCGAAACGCGGATACGGTCAGGTGAAGAATCTGGCTGGGACTGCAGTGGATCGTTTGGGCATTTTTACTGCCGATATGGCTGACTGCGCCGAGGATATTGGAAATGGTTTAGCCAGAACGAAACGCAATGCGGCACGGCAGGCTCGTATCGCTGCTCGTCAGGCCCGGCGCTTGGCTCATGCTGGAGTTCAGGCCTTGGCTGATCAATTAGCTGAGCCGGAAACCGCGGATGAAGAGGCTGATTCTGCAACGGCAGTAGAAAGTACTGACGCTACTAATGAACCGCAAGCATAA
- a CDS encoding HAD family hydrolase: MQKIKMIVCDIDGTLVQDYEQGFDPRLFDQIRAFLAAGVKFTVATGRQYPNLAHIFKPFINDAYMISENGSCIFFKDELLEAAAMPMPDVYALIDAITAVPDCEPMISAPRFGYYSHPSASFQANLARLSGFVMHEVANFRDIVPPVVKVTAFVSTDSAAPVPYLTEPWSKKFNMAIAGEHWLDFNPSNKGEAVAKLATRLDLTPDEVLIFGDNFNDIEMLKFTKNSFAMPHSAPAVIAAAGFGVCDNIGDYLAELLKNDCCLKP; this comes from the coding sequence ATGCAAAAAATAAAAATGATTGTTTGCGATATTGATGGGACACTAGTTCAAGATTACGAACAAGGATTTGATCCTCGGCTGTTCGACCAAATTAGAGCTTTTTTAGCTGCCGGAGTGAAGTTTACCGTCGCCACCGGACGTCAGTACCCCAATCTTGCCCACATCTTTAAACCTTTTATAAATGATGCTTATATGATTTCGGAAAATGGCAGTTGTATTTTCTTTAAAGACGAATTGCTCGAAGCCGCGGCTATGCCGATGCCGGATGTTTACGCTTTAATTGACGCTATTACGGCCGTGCCCGATTGTGAACCCATGATTTCCGCTCCTCGTTTCGGCTACTATTCTCACCCATCAGCAAGTTTTCAAGCAAATCTGGCGCGCTTAAGCGGCTTTGTTATGCACGAAGTTGCCAATTTCCGCGACATTGTGCCGCCAGTCGTAAAAGTTACTGCTTTCGTCAGCACCGACTCCGCCGCCCCCGTTCCCTATTTGACCGAACCTTGGAGCAAAAAATTTAACATGGCCATTGCCGGGGAACACTGGCTCGATTTCAATCCGTCCAATAAAGGGGAAGCCGTGGCCAAACTGGCCACTCGGCTCGACCTTACTCCCGATGAAGTTTTAATTTTCGGAGATAATTTCAACGATATAGAAATGCTCAAATTTACGAAAAATTCATTCGCTATGCCTCATTCCGCTCCCGCAGTAATAGCAGCGGCCGGCTTTGGGGTATGCGACAATATCGGTGATTATTTAGCCGAGCTACTGAAAAACGACTGTTGCTTGAAGCCATAA
- the typA gene encoding translational GTPase TypA, producing the protein MLKKIENLRNVAIIAHVDHGKTTLVDAMLRQSGTFRANEQVETRVMDSNDIERERGITILAKNTAIQYGDVRINIVDTPGHADFGGEVERVLKMVDGVLLVVDAYDGPMPQTRFVLRKALELQLKPIVVINKVDRPDARPAEVEDMILELFMELGADDEQLEFPVVYAAAKLGIAAKDCASVMNGTAKDIFPLLDVLIKNVPCPEGDPEAGLQMLVSNIDADPYIGRLAIGRVERGTIKSNQSVVVCNKDDLNGKTYRLAKLQRYEGLRRVDIESATIGEIVCVAGIAGINIGDTVCPTGQVDSLPFVDIDEPTIAMTFSVNTSPFAGKDGKFVTSRHLRDRLFKEMETNVAMRLEETDSPDAYIVKGRGELHISILIENMRRQGYEFQVSKPRVITKEVDGVLCEPEEYVLIDVPENYVGVVIEKMGGRKAELLNMQPPTKGYTRLEFKIPSRGLIGYRTEFLTDTKGNGIINSVIDGFVPWKGDITTRNHGVLVAWETGEAVTYGLYNAQERGPLFIGPGTPVYEGMIVGSNPKPDDIVVNVCKKKHVTNMRAAGSDDALRLVAPTQFSLEQCMEFVDDDELIEVTPKNMRMRKRILSTEQRAKERSKKKA; encoded by the coding sequence ATGTTGAAAAAAATAGAAAATTTGCGAAATGTTGCGATTATCGCGCACGTTGACCACGGCAAAACGACGTTGGTAGATGCTATGCTGAGGCAGTCAGGAACTTTCCGTGCCAATGAGCAAGTGGAAACCCGGGTAATGGATTCTAACGATATAGAGAGAGAACGTGGCATCACCATTTTGGCCAAGAATACGGCTATTCAATATGGTGATGTGCGCATCAACATTGTGGATACTCCTGGACATGCCGATTTCGGTGGTGAGGTCGAGCGGGTATTGAAGATGGTTGACGGTGTTCTTCTGGTAGTTGATGCCTATGACGGCCCCATGCCACAGACTCGGTTTGTCTTGCGCAAAGCACTGGAACTGCAACTGAAACCGATAGTTGTTATCAATAAGGTTGACCGGCCTGACGCACGTCCGGCTGAAGTTGAAGACATGATTTTGGAATTGTTCATGGAGCTTGGTGCCGACGATGAACAACTTGAATTCCCGGTGGTATATGCTGCAGCAAAACTCGGAATTGCGGCAAAGGACTGTGCTTCGGTGATGAACGGGACGGCGAAAGATATTTTCCCGTTGTTGGATGTGTTGATTAAAAATGTACCTTGCCCAGAAGGCGATCCGGAAGCCGGGTTGCAGATGCTGGTTTCCAACATCGATGCCGATCCTTATATTGGGCGCTTGGCAATTGGCCGGGTGGAACGCGGTACCATCAAAAGCAATCAAAGTGTCGTTGTTTGCAATAAGGATGATTTAAACGGCAAAACCTATCGCCTGGCAAAATTGCAACGGTACGAAGGCTTGCGCCGTGTGGATATTGAAAGTGCCACTATTGGTGAGATTGTATGCGTGGCCGGGATAGCTGGGATAAATATAGGCGACACGGTTTGCCCGACCGGTCAGGTCGATTCGCTACCGTTCGTCGATATTGATGAACCTACGATAGCCATGACCTTCAGCGTCAACACCAGCCCTTTTGCCGGCAAGGATGGAAAATTCGTGACTTCACGCCACTTGCGGGATCGACTTTTTAAAGAAATGGAAACGAACGTAGCCATGCGCTTAGAAGAAACCGATTCCCCCGATGCCTATATTGTCAAGGGGCGTGGTGAATTACATATTTCCATTTTGATTGAGAATATGCGCCGCCAAGGCTATGAATTTCAGGTTAGCAAACCGCGAGTTATTACCAAAGAAGTTGACGGTGTTCTTTGCGAGCCGGAAGAATATGTTTTGATTGATGTCCCGGAGAATTATGTCGGGGTAGTAATTGAAAAAATGGGCGGACGCAAAGCCGAGCTGCTCAACATGCAACCGCCGACCAAAGGTTATACGCGTTTGGAGTTCAAGATACCTTCGCGCGGACTGATCGGATATCGTACGGAATTTTTGACCGATACCAAGGGTAACGGCATAATCAACAGTGTTATAGATGGCTTCGTGCCGTGGAAAGGCGACATAACCACTCGAAATCACGGAGTGTTGGTGGCGTGGGAAACCGGGGAAGCGGTAACCTATGGCCTGTACAACGCCCAAGAACGTGGGCCTCTCTTTATCGGACCTGGTACACCGGTATATGAAGGCATGATTGTTGGCTCCAACCCTAAGCCCGATGATATCGTTGTCAACGTTTGCAAAAAGAAACATGTGACCAACATGCGGGCGGCGGGATCGGATGACGCTTTGCGTTTGGTTGCACCAACTCAGTTTAGCTTGGAACAATGCATGGAATTTGTGGATGATGATGAACTGATTGAAGTAACCCCCAAAAACATGCGCATGCGCAAGCGAATTTTGAGCACGGAGCAGCGAGCTAAAGAACGTTCGAAAAAGAAAGCCTGA
- a CDS encoding heavy metal translocating P-type ATPase, protein MIFTIKHQLPGRIRLQCPDYSFDLRSAVGLEAELLTLPGVTKVKANKSTATVLLCFDTDLDVKYLLSRIRKIDIAALTLPPTAELRLSNKILAHNLGIDLLKRTLWRYALRLMPAPLAFVRWPLTLIKAYPYLKAGLSSLLHGKLDLPVLDAGAILISLLQGSTSEASNIIYLLGISSALEEYTMEKAKNTLADSLALTVDQVWKVVSDEAGEQVEVVQCAAADIAVGDVVRVETGMTIPFDGRVLVGEAMINQAGLTGEAEAVFRNPGTSVLAGTAVEEGSLDIEVRQAAGTSRIHQIMQLLEQAGEQKSDLQSKAEKLADHLVPYNFAFSALVWLLTGKLSRVAATMMVDYSCALKLALPIAVISAMETAATRHVAIKGGNKLESFAGADTIVFDKTGTLTTSEPELQAVYPLTEEFSREEVLRIAACLEEHFPHSLATAVVRAAKREGLVHAENHSKVNYIVAHGIVTEYDGIDARIGSAHFILEDSGIALSAAAEKILRNEAAGFSNLFLAFDHRLIGILSIDEPVREEAAAIIGELRRLGFNNMLMMTGDGTSAAARVAKKLGLDGYYAECLPEDKVRYLKELKAAGHTVVMVGDGVNDSPALATADVSAAMRDASALARQAADISLLSDDLAGLIELRNLAVALQKRSWRTYRFIMGFNSLLLLAGAAALLSPATLSLLHNGSTMAICAANLLPYPEFSASKATLSQSNCNM, encoded by the coding sequence ATGATATTTACAATCAAACATCAATTACCGGGACGCATCCGGTTACAGTGCCCGGACTATAGCTTTGATCTGCGAAGTGCAGTAGGCCTTGAAGCAGAACTCTTGACTCTGCCCGGGGTGACCAAAGTTAAAGCGAATAAATCGACAGCGACGGTGTTGCTTTGTTTCGATACCGACTTAGATGTTAAATATTTGCTGAGTCGGATTCGCAAAATTGATATTGCTGCGTTGACTTTACCTCCGACGGCGGAACTGCGCTTAAGCAACAAAATTTTGGCGCACAACTTGGGTATAGATTTGTTGAAACGCACCTTGTGGCGATATGCTTTGCGCCTGATGCCGGCTCCACTGGCTTTTGTAAGATGGCCGCTTACCTTAATCAAAGCTTATCCGTATTTGAAGGCCGGTTTATCTTCGCTGTTACACGGCAAACTGGATTTGCCGGTTTTGGATGCCGGGGCAATTCTGATTTCTTTACTGCAGGGCTCAACCAGTGAAGCGAGCAATATCATCTACTTGCTGGGAATATCGTCTGCTCTGGAAGAATATACCATGGAAAAGGCCAAGAATACGCTGGCTGATTCTTTGGCTTTAACTGTAGACCAGGTGTGGAAAGTTGTCTCGGATGAAGCCGGAGAACAGGTTGAAGTGGTTCAATGCGCTGCGGCGGATATAGCTGTAGGCGACGTCGTTCGGGTAGAAACGGGTATGACAATTCCGTTTGACGGGCGGGTGCTTGTCGGCGAGGCTATGATCAATCAAGCTGGTTTGACCGGTGAAGCTGAGGCTGTATTCCGTAATCCTGGCACCTCTGTTTTGGCGGGAACGGCAGTGGAAGAAGGCAGTTTGGACATTGAGGTCAGACAGGCAGCCGGCACGAGCCGAATTCATCAAATTATGCAATTGCTAGAACAAGCCGGTGAGCAAAAATCCGACTTGCAATCTAAGGCGGAAAAATTGGCCGATCATCTTGTTCCGTATAATTTTGCTTTTTCGGCCTTAGTCTGGCTGCTGACCGGCAAGCTAAGTCGTGTGGCGGCGACCATGATGGTTGACTATTCATGTGCACTGAAACTCGCTTTGCCGATAGCTGTAATTTCCGCCATGGAGACCGCGGCCACCCGGCATGTTGCTATAAAGGGCGGTAACAAACTCGAAAGTTTTGCCGGGGCGGATACAATCGTATTTGATAAGACCGGTACTTTGACGACCTCCGAGCCGGAGCTGCAAGCGGTATATCCACTTACCGAAGAATTTAGCCGGGAGGAAGTATTGAGGATTGCGGCCTGCCTTGAGGAACATTTCCCGCACAGTTTAGCCACTGCCGTTGTTCGAGCTGCCAAACGTGAAGGTTTGGTTCATGCGGAAAATCATAGCAAAGTAAATTATATTGTGGCTCATGGTATAGTAACGGAATATGACGGCATTGATGCACGAATCGGTTCAGCCCATTTTATTTTGGAAGATTCGGGAATTGCGTTATCTGCAGCTGCCGAGAAAATTTTGCGAAATGAGGCGGCCGGCTTTTCGAATTTATTTTTGGCTTTTGACCATCGCTTAATTGGTATTTTATCTATTGATGAGCCGGTACGTGAAGAAGCCGCGGCGATCATCGGTGAACTGCGACGGCTGGGCTTTAATAACATGTTGATGATGACCGGTGACGGCACTTCAGCCGCAGCGCGTGTGGCCAAAAAACTTGGCTTGGATGGATATTATGCCGAGTGTCTGCCCGAGGATAAGGTGCGTTATCTGAAAGAACTCAAGGCTGCCGGCCATACGGTGGTGATGGTCGGGGACGGTGTGAACGATTCCCCCGCTTTGGCGACGGCCGATGTTTCAGCGGCTATGCGCGATGCATCCGCTTTGGCCCGCCAGGCAGCCGATATTTCACTCTTAAGCGATGACCTGGCTGGCTTGATCGAGTTGCGCAACTTGGCGGTAGCATTGCAAAAACGTTCATGGCGGACCTATCGTTTTATTATGGGCTTTAATTCGCTTCTGCTTTTGGCTGGAGCTGCGGCGTTACTGTCGCCAGCGACCTTAAGTCTTTTGCACAATGGATCGACAATGGCTATTTGTGCAGCTAATCTTTTACCTTACCCGGAGTTTTCTGCGTCTAAGGCTACGCTATCACAGAGTAATTGTAATATGTGA
- a CDS encoding DUF6110 family protein: MKILCKEVLLPFALGVSATLVVGKLAKSKCVHQAAVKTVAKALLIRDEAAKTVNAVKEQAEDIYAEAKVEKNKATAEAMNCAASSVCKTGGAEA, from the coding sequence ATGAAAATTTTATGCAAAGAAGTTTTACTACCGTTCGCGTTAGGCGTAAGTGCGACACTCGTTGTCGGGAAACTCGCTAAGAGCAAGTGCGTACATCAAGCGGCCGTTAAAACGGTGGCCAAAGCACTGTTGATCCGTGACGAAGCAGCCAAAACGGTTAATGCAGTTAAAGAACAGGCCGAAGATATTTATGCCGAAGCTAAAGTCGAAAAAAACAAGGCTACCGCCGAAGCGATGAATTGTGCCGCCTCATCCGTATGCAAAACCGGTGGCGCCGAAGCCTGA
- the mltG gene encoding endolytic transglycosylase MltG, translating to MSRKINRSVSALTTVILIMAVLVGGFSIGYRYVISQNKRFSQYDTQNIAIGSQGEDKKIVIGKDTPGAVMVYVRYGERTSDIARKLEKLNLISHPSLFVLMSKINGFDGGYQYGTHFLKEGMSYDEIMYNLTLKPSASNITFREGLTYKQMKQLLHERGVLFDEAMMDDIINSPRKYFADMPLLETLKASPGREWLLQGYLFPDTYSFDLNTDSRTIIETMLNNAELRITSDYHKRAKKMGMSMDEVINLAAIIQMESGNIQEMYKISRVFHNRLDMGMALQSCATINYVRAEQNLPRLLVISENDLNLDTPYNTYKNIGLPPGPICNPGLEAIRAALYPSNEPDDRKLLYFSATGDGHNVFSDTFDEHLKNVRKYVLPLAKEQGFDGNLDTGKNVIYSSGGTIIAPSKSKSSKPAASNEAKPASTKKN from the coding sequence GTGTCCAGAAAGATTAATCGTTCAGTTTCAGCACTAACCACAGTCATTTTGATTATGGCTGTTTTGGTGGGCGGATTTTCAATTGGCTATCGTTACGTGATCAGCCAGAATAAGCGTTTTTCGCAGTATGATACCCAAAATATTGCCATCGGCTCACAGGGTGAGGACAAAAAAATTGTCATAGGTAAAGATACGCCTGGAGCGGTTATGGTTTATGTGCGCTACGGCGAACGTACATCGGATATTGCACGTAAGCTTGAGAAACTCAACTTGATCAGTCATCCATCGTTATTTGTTTTGATGTCCAAAATAAACGGGTTTGACGGCGGCTATCAATATGGTACGCATTTCCTCAAGGAAGGCATGAGCTACGATGAAATCATGTACAATTTGACCTTGAAGCCGAGTGCCAGCAACATAACTTTCCGTGAAGGTTTGACTTATAAACAGATGAAACAGTTGTTGCATGAAAGAGGTGTTCTGTTTGATGAGGCGATGATGGACGACATCATTAATTCACCGCGAAAATATTTTGCCGATATGCCCTTGCTTGAAACGTTAAAAGCCTCGCCGGGGAGGGAATGGCTTTTGCAGGGCTATCTTTTCCCGGATACGTACTCATTTGACTTGAACACTGATTCGCGCACGATTATTGAAACAATGCTAAATAATGCGGAACTGCGTATTACCTCCGATTATCACAAGCGAGCAAAAAAAATGGGGATGAGCATGGATGAAGTGATCAATCTGGCGGCGATTATTCAGATGGAAAGCGGCAATATCCAGGAGATGTACAAAATATCTCGTGTCTTCCACAATCGTTTGGACATGGGGATGGCTTTGCAGTCCTGTGCAACTATCAACTATGTCAGAGCGGAGCAAAACCTCCCGCGACTTCTGGTTATTTCGGAGAACGACCTTAACCTTGACACGCCCTATAACACTTACAAAAACATTGGTCTGCCGCCCGGGCCTATATGTAACCCTGGTCTGGAGGCGATTCGGGCGGCTTTGTATCCATCTAATGAACCGGATGACCGAAAATTGCTTTATTTTTCAGCTACGGGTGACGGCCATAACGTTTTTTCGGATACTTTCGATGAGCATTTGAAGAATGTACGCAAATATGTTTTACCGTTGGCCAAGGAGCAGGGATTTGACGGTAATCTGGACACAGGTAAAAATGTCATCTATTCTTCCGGCGGAACTATCATTGCCCCGAGCAAGAGTAAGAGTTCTAAACCGGCTGCAAGTAATGAGGCGAAGCCCGCGTCAACTAAGAAAAATTAA
- a CDS encoding peptidase U32 family protein yields the protein MRQVDLPAKPEILAPAGSPEKLETALLFGADAVYLAGRQFGLRAFAANFSQDELLEAVKMAHARGKKVYVTVNIYAHQEDLSGLTEYFAFLNQSGADGILISDPGVFALACRYAPLVPKQISTQASVTNAAACRFWYDLGVRRVVLARELTLNEIKSIRANVPADLELEAFVHGAMCMSYSGRCLLSNYLTERDGNRGRCAQPCRWKYRISDINHPGQALDLEEDERGTYMLSSNDLCMIEYIPQLVQAGINSFKIEGRMKGAYYAAVVTKAYREALDRYYEDPENYTVDPQAFVELCSMVHRTYATGFYFSKPQKDAQIFSQATYVKEAVVLAVVKETLGDGRVLCEQRNKMSVGDHIQVVAPKGPTVALTVNQLTDLEGGELTATPHPQMEFYLHTTLNLSPGSFLRRLGDKDNDPAGIGGSIAASAGTGADHLSGTEQCSGPCSDSCTTFCTGSGD from the coding sequence ATGAGACAGGTAGACTTGCCGGCGAAGCCGGAGATTTTAGCTCCGGCCGGCAGTCCGGAAAAGCTTGAGACAGCGTTGCTTTTTGGCGCTGACGCGGTTTATTTGGCGGGGCGGCAGTTCGGTTTACGTGCTTTCGCCGCTAATTTTTCTCAGGATGAATTGCTTGAGGCCGTAAAAATGGCCCACGCTCGGGGCAAAAAAGTTTATGTAACTGTTAATATTTATGCGCATCAGGAAGATCTGTCCGGCTTGACGGAGTATTTTGCCTTTCTTAATCAATCCGGCGCGGATGGTATCTTGATTTCTGATCCCGGTGTTTTTGCTTTGGCTTGTCGTTATGCTCCGCTTGTCCCGAAACAAATCAGCACGCAGGCCAGCGTTACCAATGCTGCCGCTTGTCGTTTTTGGTATGATTTGGGTGTACGCCGTGTTGTTTTGGCACGAGAGCTAACGCTGAATGAAATCAAGTCGATTCGTGCAAATGTGCCTGCAGACCTGGAATTGGAAGCATTTGTACACGGTGCGATGTGCATGTCGTATTCTGGTCGCTGTCTGCTGTCTAATTACTTGACGGAACGTGATGGCAATCGTGGGCGTTGTGCGCAACCTTGTCGGTGGAAGTATCGTATTTCGGATATAAATCATCCTGGTCAGGCTCTGGATTTGGAAGAAGATGAGCGTGGCACATATATGTTGAGTTCGAATGATCTCTGCATGATTGAATATATTCCTCAACTGGTGCAGGCCGGTATTAATAGCTTTAAAATTGAGGGGCGGATGAAGGGTGCTTATTATGCAGCCGTAGTTACCAAGGCATATCGGGAGGCTTTGGATCGTTATTACGAAGACCCGGAGAACTACACGGTTGATCCACAGGCATTCGTCGAGCTATGCTCAATGGTGCATCGTACTTACGCAACTGGGTTTTATTTCAGCAAGCCTCAGAAAGATGCGCAAATTTTCAGTCAGGCAACCTATGTTAAGGAAGCTGTCGTACTCGCTGTGGTCAAAGAGACTTTGGGAGACGGGCGTGTGCTTTGTGAGCAGCGTAACAAAATGTCTGTCGGCGATCACATTCAAGTGGTTGCACCGAAGGGGCCGACTGTCGCACTCACCGTTAATCAGCTGACGGATCTTGAAGGTGGGGAATTGACGGCGACGCCGCATCCGCAGATGGAATTTTATTTGCACACAACATTGAATCTCAGTCCGGGCAGTTTTTTGCGGCGGCTTGGAGATAAGGACAATGATCCGGCCGGAATCGGCGGGAGTATAGCGGCTTCGGCTGGTACTGGGGCAGATCATTTATCTGGTACTGAGCAATGCTCGGGTCCTTGTTCGGATTCTTGCACCACTTTTTGCACTGGATCAGGCGATTAA